One Nerophis ophidion isolate RoL-2023_Sa linkage group LG06, RoL_Noph_v1.0, whole genome shotgun sequence genomic region harbors:
- the LOC133554365 gene encoding oocyte zinc finger protein XlCOF6-like, translated as MDESQSPHIEQVEVPESPQVKEDNEEPQPSQFLKEAQQHPHCKTEENEPHSTQIKVDESQSPHIAQVELPVTTQIKEDEEPQPQFVKEEQQPPHFKTEEELQSTQIKADESQSPHIEEVEAPKSPQIKEDDEEPHPPQFVGGEQQPPYFKTEENEPQPTHIKNESQSPNIEEDGVPQPSALKRKRCHSPHTLKKKKMSHCNSILKRKRRSHKSESEEKREAEPPSSSSTQHMTTEADGDHCGGSQADKILAPLSDSDDTTSHSPDTDDEDDETCYTDNTHFKCSHCDKTFSYRSKLKVHMRTHTGEKPFSCSVCGKGFARNDNLKIHVRMHTGEKRFSCSVCGKGFLQNSDLKKHTRIHTGETPFSCTECGKGFAGKGQLRRHTRIHTGEKPFICSVCGKGFAQTNCLKIHTRIHTGEKPFSCSVCGKGFLQNSDLKLHTRIHTGEKPFSCSVCGLGFAQKSHLKRHTRIHTGENPFSCSVCGKAFAGKTDLKIHTRIHTGEKPFFCSVCGKGFSQNSHLKSHIRIHTGEKTFSCSVCGKGFLQNSDLKKHARVHTEKNSIPVPFAGFAQQSIF; from the coding sequence ATGGATGAGTCACAGTCCCCTCACATTGAGCAAGTTGAAGTGCCAGAGTCCCCCCAAGTTAAAGAGGACAATGAGGAGCCACAGCCTTCTCAATTTTTAAAGGAAGCGCAACAGCACCCTCACTGTAAAACAGAAGAAAATGAGCCACATTCAACCCAAATTAAAGTGGATGAGTCACAGTCCCCTCACATTGCACAAGTGGAACTGCCAGTTACCACCCAAATTAAAGAAGATGAGGAGCCACAACCTCAATTTGTAAAGGAAGAGCAACAGCCCCCTCACTTTAAAACTGAAGAAGAGCTACAGTCAACCCAAATTAAAGCGGATGAGTCACAGTCCCCTCACATTGAGGAAGTTGAAGCGCCAAAATCCCCCCAAATTAAAGAGGACGATGAGGAGCCACATCCTCCTCAATTTGTAGGGGGAGAACAACAGCCCCCTTACTTTAAAACAGAAGAAAATGAGCCACAGCCCACTCACATTAAAAATGAGTCACAATCCCCTAACATTGAGGAAGATGGGGTGCCACAGCCCTCTGCGTTAAAAAGGAAGAGGTGTCACAGCCCCCACacattaaaaaagaagaaaatgagCCACTGCAACAGtatattaaagaggaagaggaggagccacaaaagtgaaagtgaggagaagagagaggcggagcctccaagcagcagctcaactcaacacatgacaacagaagctgatggagaccactgtggaggatcacaagcagacaagatcttagctccactatcagatagtgacgaCACAACGTctcactctcctgacactgatgatgaagatgatgagaCATGTTAtactgacaacacacactttaaatgttctcactgtgacaaaacttttAGTTACCGTAGTAaactgaaagtacacatgagaacacacacaggagaaaaacccttttcctgttcagtctgtggtaaaggttttgcgcGGAATGATAATCTGAAAATACATGTAAGaatgcacactggagaaaaaagattttcctgttcagtctgtggtaaaggttttttaCAAAACAGTGATCTGAAAAAACACACAAGGATCCACACTGGAGAAACCCCCTTTTCCTGcacagaatgtggtaaaggttttgcggGAAAAGGTCAGCTGAGAAGACACacaagaatacacactggagaaaaaccttttatctgttcagtctgtggtaaaggttttgcacaaactAATTGTCTCAAAATACATACAAGAAtccacaccggagaaaaaccattttcttgttcagtctgtggtaaaggttttttaCAAAACAGTGATCTGAAATTACATACAAGAAtccacactggtgaaaaacctttttcctgttcagtctgtggCTTAGGTTTTGCACAAAAGAGTCACCTGAAAAGACATacaagaatacacactggagaaaaccctttttcctgttcagtctgtggtaaagcTTTTGCGGGAAAAACTGAtctgaaaatacacacaagaatccacactggtgaaaaaccctttttctgttcagtttgtggtaaaggTTTTTCACAAAATAGTCACCTGAAAAGTCATATAAGAattcacactggagaaaaaacattttcctgttctgtctgtggtaaaggttttttaCAAAATAGTGATCTGAAAAAACACGCAAGAGTGCACACGGAGAAAAACTCTATTCCTGTCCCGTTTGCAGGTTTTGCACAACAAAGTATtttttga